The genomic DNA ATAAAATTGAGTCTAAAAGGCTTCAATCATACGAAGCGGAAATTGCTAGCGATTTTGATTTATCTCTAATAACTTCGGAGCCCGATCGGAATGCCATCGTTAGAAACGTTTCAAATCCGGATGAGGTTAATATCCGGGTGATTCCAAATGGAGTTTCCAAAGATATCACAGACTTATCCACTGATGGAAACCGCCCCTGGGTATCTTTTCTTGGAGATATGTCATACCACCCAAACATAGATGCGGCTCTCTTTTTCGCCTCCGAAGTATTTCCAAAAATCAAACAAGTTAACCCAAACGTCCATTTCAAGATTGTAGGCAAGGATCCAGCCATGGAAATAAAGAAACTTCAGAATCGAGAGTCAATTGATGTTACAGGATTTGTAGATAACCCTTATGAATACATCTCAAAAAGTATGGTGTCTGTTGCCCCTATGAGATATGGTGGTGGTATTCAGAACAAAGTAATTGAATCTATGGGTGTTGGTACTCCAGTTGTTGCTACGTCCAAAGCAATAGATGGCTTGAACGTTACCGTCAATGATGAAGTAATCGTCGCCGATGAGCCAGATTCAATGGCGGAAGAAGTCAATCGACTTCTGTCGAGTCAAGATCAACGAAGTTCAATTTCCAAGTCGGCTAAAGAACGTATTCTAACCACATATACCTGGGAGAGCATACAGGGATTATTAGGTAGAGAAGAAATATTTTCTGAACTCGATTGAATTTGGATTGATATATTTCAAGATATATACTGTGGACCTTTTCCACTAAAATAATGCAACAGAGAGTCATATATTTCCAGGTAACTTCTTTAGAAATTCGAACAGAGAATGTGTGTGCTGGCCTATACCTGGGATTGAACCCGCCATCTCCGCGATGGTCAACTGATACGGGGTGTCTCGGAGGGGTTGTACGAGGTAGTCGGTGACACGGTCTTCTAGGGAAGTGTCAGCGTACGAGGTATCCCCCCAACCGATGTGTCGATGCGTTTCCGGCCAACCACGTGTCCACACCGCAATAATGAAATTAATCACAATCTAATTCATTCACTGAATCTGGATGGATATGGTATAATCCATATCTAACAACTAACCCAAAGAACAATACGCAATGTAAATCAATAACTGATATGGGCTTCGAGAAATTCGATGAAGCAGGCAGTGGCCGCGGCCGCCCGGCAGGCACCGAGCCGATGATCTCCATCCGCAAGTCGGGGAGCATTGGCGTCAACCAGGCCGCCATCGAGGCGTTCTTCGAAGACGACGACGGCGCCGTCATGTACTACGACGAGGACGCCAACCAGGTCGGCATCGAGCCGGTCGCGGACAAGGACGCCGACGAGGCGGCCTACACCGTCAGCAAGTCCGACTCCGGCGGCACCATCGCCCCAAAGGCGTTCCTCGAGCGCTACGACCTCATCCCGGAGGTCACCACGCAGTACGACCCAGAGTGGAACGACGAGGAGTCCCTCGTCGTCCTCGACCTCGACGAGCCGAAGAAGACATACGGCTCTCCCGACGACGAGGACAGCGACGAAGACGAAAGTGAGGAGTGAACCAAACAGCTTCCGCGAGCGCCACCGGAGCAGCGCCCCGCAGAGTATCCCTTCACCCCTTCATTCCTCTTCTTCCCTCGGTTCACAGACGACTTCCCGCAGCTCCGCAAGCAACTCTGGATGGTGTGCTTCAAGCAACTCAACATCAGTCCCAAGCTCCTCAATACGGCTTCTGACTCGAGAAACTGCCTGATACCGCTTCGCTTCGGACACGTCGGCTTCGCCGCTGATTCGCTCTCGGTCGGTTGTCGTCAGTATCGCCCGATATTTGCTCATGAGTCGTTCCCTGCACGCCTGCCACTTCCCAGTTAGCACTCACACCGGCAGTTAGCACCAATACTAACATTAGCACCAGAGCCAACCATTAAGTACCAGCCCGTCACACTAGGTAGTAGGCACAGGACGGCGCAGAAGCGTCGAGGGTGCTGGAACACCCTTCGACTGTGCTGGAGAACCCAGCATGCGAACCAACGGCAGTCAGCGGCAAGAAGTCACCGCCAGGAAACCAGCGGGGGAGTCCGTATGATTTCGGAGTCCTTCGCCGAGAAGACGTACCCGGACGATGTGTACGTCCGACTCCAGACCGAGTTGCTGGTGATCGGAGATAGCCTGATGACCGATCGCCATCACGCGTCGAACGGCAACTACGATGCCGATGACCCGCAGAACCAGATCGGCGGCATCATCCCCTCGTTCAGTCTCTCCGGCTGGCTCCGACATGGAATGGAGAAAGTCGTACAGAAACGGGGCACCACCCCATGCCATCCCGGTGAGTCGAACGCCAATTTCCTGAAAGAGGGCGTCTATTCACGTGATCTTGAATCGGGATACCACGAGAAAGGCGCGTGTCTAGACGACGATGGAAACGGCTGCATCGTTCTGGACCTCTTTGGTGGGTTCAGTAACCGGCCGGGGAAGTTCATGCGCCGACCGATCTCGTTCACCCCCGTCCGATCCAGCGTCGACTACACCCGCGGGCAGGCCGAAGGTCACTATCGCCGCCTGAATCGGAACATCGTCTCCCGAAACCCGGATGACGGGCGCGAACCCCTCCGGAACACCGAGTTGGATGCGGTGGCCAATCTGGATGGGTCGTGGCACCTCTCCTTCCGGGAGCGAAAGCCCGAATTCGTCGGGCTCCTCGCCGAGGCGATCGACTTCCTCGGCGCTCACCAGACCGACATGCTCCACCAGCTCGGTGGAGCCCGGAACTTCGGCGGTGGCATCGTCGACTGCTCGCTGGTGAATCCGCTCTACACCGAGCGTGAACTCAAGCGTGTCTTCGACCGGACGAAACGCCCCACAGAGTCGATGCTAGAGAAGCACGACGAATGGGAGAACGACCTCCGACCCGCATTCGTGGCAGCACTCGAGGAGCGAATCGCGGCGGACTCATGACGGCCACAATGCTGGCGGTGTACCGCCATGACACGCACAAATTCAACGGCCGCACGCACGACAACGCGCTGGAAGAGTTCGCGGGCGTTGAGGTCAATCAACAGGTCCCCTGCGGTGCTGACGGCGATGCAGCAGCACTCTCGCGTCCCCTGGAACAACGGGAGCCAGTCGTTCCGACCCACCGGTCCCCCTATCGACTGTCGCTCCTGACTGGAAATCCGGTTCACGAGACAGGCGAGACCGCTGGACTGAACGTCGCTGCCGAAGTCGAGGACCTCATCACGTTCTCCGAAGCCGATGTAGCCCACGAGCAGTGGCTACAGAGCGATGTCGCGGCGATGTACAACGAAGCGGTTGCCTTTCCGTACACGTCCCTGAAGTATCATACATTGCTCGTTGCGGCGCTGCTACACCACTACCGAGACGGGCAGGGATTCGGCGACCTCCGACTGGTCGTCGACGAAGCAGAGACAATCGTTCCGCATCGAACGGTGTACGCCGGTGAGCAGTTCTCGCTCCGTATCGCTACAGACGACGGTCGTCCATCTGCCCGCTTCGGGAGCCGCCTCTGTCGATCGTGGGCGTCGACGTGGAACCGACTGACCGACCACCCGCTCCGGACAGATGAGAAGAAGTGGGACATGACGCTGGATGCCAACCTCCGGCGCATCCGCGCGTGGAGCACGGCGCTCCAGTACATCGAGGACTTCCAGGGGGGGTGTCCGGACCGATGACGGTACTTCAGCAGGTACTCTGGGAGCTCGAGATGGATTACATCGGACATCCCTACTACGTGTCCGGAAACGCCATCCTCAACGCCCTCGTCCAGAACCTCGACACGGATACAGCCCGATCGCTCAAGGCATCACACGGGATGTTCGTCCCCGGGCAGTTCGGGACGTTCCCCGAAAACCACAGCCAGTCCGGGAGTCAACCGTACCTCGGTGCGGGGCTACCAGCGGTGGAGACGTACGATGACCTGTTCCTCCACCGCGAACCGGACCAGGGGTGGCTGCTTGACTCCCGGGCGAGGGATGCGCTGAACATCCACGGTCTCCGGGTCGACGGTGGCCACCCGACACTGGCTCATCAGACGATAATAGGCCGCCCACCCGAACATCAACGGCAGAAGCTAACCACGCGCTGGTACATTCACGCGTATCTGCACGCCGACAACCCCTCGACACTTCCGGTGTCCGAGGAGTCGCTCGGGATGGTCCAGTTCGGTGCGAAGCGAAACTACGGCTATGGGGAAGCAACCCTGAAAGCGACCCAGACAGTCGATCTCGATGCACTAGACTTCACCAGACTGGATGAGGCTGAGACACACCTGATACGGTTGGTGACACCGTTCGTTACCAGCAGTGGATACCCAGGGGCGAACGATGTCCCGGTCCCCTGGTGGTGGGACGAATCGAGAGACGGCCTCCGTTTCCGAGAGGAGAAAATCGTGGATTCGGGAACGGTCCACCGACTGGAGACTGTCGACCATGGGCAGGTCGTGGAATACGCGGGTGACTGTCCGGTCGAGACAGCACGGAACGGGCTTACACGAGTCGGATCGCATTCTCGATTAGGCTTCGGTGAACTGCGGGTCATTCCACTGACCGAGTCGGAGGCAGGTTCGTGATGGCCTACGGAGTCGTATCGAGCGGCAATCGCTCTGCGACAACCCAGAATAAAGCAATCGTATTCCCAACGAAAACTACGGCATCGACAAGCTGACCATCGACCGTTACACTCTCCATTTTCCGACCACTACACCCGGTGCTACCACGACCTCTATGGCCTCGAGAGGGGTCGCGCTACGCTATTTTAACATCTTCGGCCCCCGCCAGACCGACAGCGCGTACGCGGGCGTCATCCCCATCTTCCTCGAACAGGCCCGGAACGGCGAGCCAATCACCGTCGACGGCGACGGCTCACAGACGCGTGACTTCGTCCACATCGACGACATCGTCCAGGCCAACCTGCGTGCCGCCACCACCGATGCCGTCGGCGAGGCGTTCAACATCGGCACGGGCACCGAAACCTCCGTCCTCGACCTCGCCGAGACGATCCAGCAAGCGACGGACACGGACTCGGAGATCGTCCACACCGAACCACGGCCAGCCGACATCGACCACAGCGTCGCGGACATCTCGAAGGCCCGCGAGCTGCTGGACTACGAGCCCCGAGTGTCACTGCAAGCGGGCATCGAATCGATGGTTCAGGAGTGAGACAGGAGAGAGGGCCTCCAGAAGCCCTCCACGAGGACCGAGAATGCCCCTACTGCATCGGCGGCGATCGACTGCGTTCTAGCCCGACTCACTGCCCGTCGATCGCCTCGACCACGACATCCGCGTCGCGCAGCAGCCGGTGGATCCGGTAACTCCCCTCGCCAGGTCCACCGCCCGTGTACTCGCTCTCCGTGATGCCGAGGAAGGCCTGCTCGTTCAGCAGCCGCTGCACCCGGTCGTACGAGAGTGGGTCCGCGTCGAGGCGCTCGGCCACGCGCTGGTACGCCTCGTACACCTCCGCCGTTCGGAACGCGGTCTGGTCGTTCGACTCCGTCAGCAGCGCAAGTGCGCGGAGGATGTACTTCACGTGCGGCGGCTGCCCGCTGACGAGCTTCTGGAACCGATTGATTTCGGCCTGCCGGAGCGCGTCGTCGACATGAGCCTCGGTGACCGTCGCGGCCCCTTCCTTCTCGGCGAGTCGTCCGGCTTCGTACAGCGTATCGACCGCCTTCCGCGCATCACCGTGTTCACGGGCGGCCAGGGCTGCCGTCTTCGGAATGACGCCGTCCTCCAGCACGCCGTCCTCGAACGCGTCACGCCGGTGGTCGAGGATGTTCCGGAGCTGGTCGGCATCGTACGGGTCGAAGACGAGTTCGTTGTCCTGAAGCGACGAGTCGACGCGCTCGTTGAGCCGGTCGCGGTACGCGATCTTGTTGCTGATGCAGATGACGCCGATGAACGCCTCCGACTTGCCGCTCTCCCGCGCCCGGGAGAGACTCCGCAGGAGGTCTTCTCCGTCGAGCTTGTCGATCTCGTCGAGTATCACGACGAATGATTGGACATCGTTCTGGTCGAGCAGCTCCCAGGTGATGTCGCGGTAGTCCGGGGCGCCGATGCCCTTGCGCGGGATGTTCTCCGTAACTGCGTCCTCGTGGAGATTCGTCTGTAAGCCTCGCGCCATCTCGCGACTCGCCTGGGTCTCGGTCTGGTAATCTGAGCAGTCGACGTAGGCATACTGGAGCGAGTAGCCGTTCTCCGTAGCCGTCCGATGAGCTTCTCGAGTCACACACCTCGCAACGAGTGACTTCCCGGTTCCCGTCTTCCCATAGATGATCGTCGTCTCTGGGGGACCGCCCTCGGTAGCTGGGCCGAGGGCTCCGCCCACCGCTTTGACCTCGTCGTCTCGACCGACGACCCGGTCGAGTTCGGGAACGTGCCCGACCCGCACGAGTTCCCGATCTGCGAAGATGTCGCCAGTCTCGAAGATGCTGTCAGCATCCGGCATTACCGGGTACACCTCGTTCCACAGGCAAAAACCCACCGACCCCATACCGAGTGACCGCGATATATTATGGCTAATATCGCTCTGAAAATACGTTCTATACTCATTTATATAAGATAATCCGCAGCTCACCTACACCCGATACCGAGTCAAGCAGACAGAGTGAGTTCGGGAATTACGCCCCCTTGGAGACACCCGATACCGACTGAGGCCCCCGAGGGACCTCATCCGCCAGGAGCGTCGACCGTCAGTTGGTACGAGGTGTGGGGGACCACCCATGACTTCCAATCCAAGAGGCGCCCGTCCAGTCGGAAGCTCAGTCGGTACGAGGTGTGTCCGTGAGGGTCGGGATAGAGGAACGAGATGCCCGTCCCCAGACGCTGGGGTCACTCGGCACGACGTGTCCCCCGGTTACTGAGAGCGTCCGACTGGGAACGCCGATTGAGTACATTCGATGCTAGAACCACCGGATGCACTACGGGTGCCACAACCAGTTCGCGATGTTCATAGAACTCGTCCACACGGGACGTGTCGTCGACACAGTCCATGAGCGTGGGCACGAAATGGTCGCAGCGTCCGGACCCGAAGTGGGACTGGCTGGACCACCGTAGTATCTTGCGGTCCGTACAGTAACAACCGTGGCTTCGCCGGTTCACACGAACGATGGTGACTGTGATACCTGTGCTTACGGCCAAGCGCGAGTCAACCAAGGCGCAGCACCTCGAACGAGAGCCCTGTCGAACGGGGGAGGGAGCCGAATCAGATCCGGCGATACATAGCGTTTCCATGGCGAATTCACCCAATACGGACGCCTCATGATTCCGTCGTTCGCCTCCCAGACCCCCCACCATTCACGAATCAGCCCGTTCAGCGCTGCTTTCGTCTGATATCGAATATGGATACGGGAGTACCCGACCTCGGAGATACACAGCCGCCGATAGCGAGCGTTTCCATGGCGAAATCCCGCCGGAGAACGGACACCGGCCTCTGAGCCGACCCGAACCGGGGGTGTTCACAATCGCCGCTGTATCCACAACAGAACCTGTGGAGAACGGGTGTGTGCTATCTGCGGGATCGATGACCCCCAGTCGAATATCCAGATGCGAAGAATCGGCGGTAGCGGCTTGCTACGGTCACTCCCGGAATTCAGATTCTCGGGCGGTTCAGAAGCCGGTGGTCGTGAAATGTCTTCGGAGAGACAGTGTATCGGTAGATCGAGTCGTATCTCCCTCCGGAGACCACCCTGAACAGTTCGATTGTCACCGGAATCTGGGATGGCGATTCTACCGATACGTAGCCACTACGCTACGTGTACCGTCATTTGAGTCGGGTCGAGACCCGATTTTCCCCTGTGCCGCGTACGGGTCGATTTCTCCATGGAGAGCGCCGTGTATCGGTATCTTCTATGTAGCTGCAATCAGTGGTGTTCATGATTGCGACCGTAGCGAACGGCAGGCGGCCCTCAAATCGGTACATCGGCACTGAAACGGCGAATTGTCGATCCGTGTGGCCAGTGGGCACCGGTCCACCGTCGGCCCATCGGGCAGGCGAATTCCCCCAGAGAATACACAATCGAATCGTAGAGGTCTTGCTGTGGAGGAGAAAACGGCTGTGGAGGTTTCACAGACTCCTCAGCTCGAATTACGATTTCACGGAGAGGAGCAGGGAGGACATTGAACGGGAAGATGTGGTTCACTCGGTATCGGGTGGGGGCGTCAAGCGATAGATCGACACTAGAGCCGTCTTTTAGAGAGCCTTCCAGGCATCTGTCACTCGGCTTGTGGTGTGTCTGTCGACCATTGAACTGCTTCGCAACAACACTCGCTCCCGGTGAATCAGTCGGCACGAGGTGTCCACCAGAGAATCCTCACGCCGCTAACATCCTCCCCGCGCTGAAGCACGGGGCTTTCTCCTTGACTTTCCGTAATCCGAGTCAGCAGCCCACCAGAAGTACACGGGGGAACTCCATCGTGAGTCGAAATACCGGAAACCACCTGCCCTTCCAACTAGCCATATCGGCGGCGCGAGTGAATCTCGGTTAGCTGAGAAATTTCCGGAAGAATGAACTCAAGGTACCGTCGTCTTCCGTAGCTCCTTCCGCATCCCTCCCGCCGATAGGCTCCGAGGATGGAGAATCGTTATCTTCAATCTGTATTTCCAGCGTCTGGATTCGGTCTTCTTTCAGACCGAGCAGCGCCTCCAGCTCCTGCACACGCTGCTCCAGCAGCCGTATCCGCTCTGCATCGTAGGCTTGCTGTCCACGCAGTTGTGAATCGTGTGAGCTACGAGATGGACTACCATCCTGCGAACCAGTCGCCGATTCGTAGAACTCGTCGGTCACACCCACAGCCCGCTCGACGGTCACCTCACCGTACGTCGAGCCATCGCTGTAGTGGGGTTCGTCCCACTTCTCACGCATCAGCCCCGAGTCACGGAACAACGCGTCCATCCGCTTCGCATCGCCACCGGTCCAGAAGGCGAGCAGACAGCAGAGCGCCATGTCGGCCTCCGACTGACTCGTGTAGCCGGTCGTCTGCCCCTTCCAGAGGCGCCGGAACTTCTCCCCGTTCTTCGCGACACCCGCCCGACGGATCAGCTCCGAATCCGAGGGTTCGGGCTCCGACGCCTGGCCAGAGGCCGGCTCCTCCCCGCCCACCCTCGTCTCTGCGCCGATGTGTTCGTAGTATACCCCGTCGAGCTCCTCGTACCGCTCCTTCGCCGTCGTGGGCGTCCCTTCGACGTGGTTGCCGGTGACGGTGAAGAAGCGCTTCTTCTCGTACATCTCGACCTTCCCACGACGGTTTCGCTTGTTCGGCAGCCGCCCCTTCAGGATGACGTGATACCCTGTTCCGCTGGGTGAAACCTCGGTGTACGAATCAAGTACACCGACGATCTCTTTCGCGACCGGGGTCGGCCGCCCGTTCTCGACATCACGGCAGTCGTCCAGGTCGATACCGACGAGCGGGTCGATCTCGGTGAAGACGAACCCGAGCCCGTAGTCCCACTCGGTCGCGAACTCGTACGCGATGTCGAACGAACTCCACGTCTCCGGATCCGTCGTCGATGCCCACTTTCCGGTCGCGGGATTGATCGGCACCTTCGTCGGCTTGCCGTCCCGCTCTTCTTCCCGCCAGCAGAGCCACTGCTCACGTGCGGTCATAGCATCCGGTATCTCGTCTGCCGTCGGCTGGGGATACGCAGTATCAGTCATCGGCCACCTCCTCGCCGATGGACAGACCGTTGTCGGCGATAACCTCAGATCCTGCATCACCCTCGGTAGGTGATTCCGCGACGTACCCGTCGATGACCTGTGCCTCGTACGGACTCGCCCGGACACGAATGGGGAACCAGCCCTCCTCATCTATCCCGAGCAACGCTTCAGAATACCCGTCCTCGTCGTTACCCGCCTTCGCGGTCCGGACCCAGTTGACCTCGCGCTCTGAGAGACCGAACCATTCAGCGAGTTGCTCGGCCTCCTCGTTTACCCGGTGGATGACTGTCATCGAGCAGAGGTTCGCGATGGTCCGGGCTTCCGGCGTGAGCGTGAACTCGCCGCCCGTCTGCGTGACGAAGTGAAGCGAGAGATCGTAGTGACGGCTGTGGCGTACGGCCGTCTCCAGAAACCCGAGCGAGGTCGCATCCGACATGAGGTAGTGCGCCTCGTCGATGACGAACAGCACGCGCTTCTCGGTCGCCTTCGCCCGTTCGTAGACTGCGTTGAACAACACCTGCATCATCAGCCCCGTCTCCGACCGGCCGCGGCTGCCCTCCTCCTGTCGCAGATCGAGGTAGACGACCTTCGAATCGAGGTCGAACGCCGTCGGCTGCGCGAGATGTTCGAGGTCGCCATCGGCCCAGAACGAGGGTCGGAGGTCCTTCAGCAGCGACTGCGCGTCCGCGCGGACGCTGTCCTGCTCGCCTGCGGTCTCGTAGCCGAACGCCCGTGGGTCATCAAGCAGTGTCTCCAGCACGGAAATGACATCCGTGACGGTGGGCGATTCGCGGACGTGCGTGCCCGGTTCGCGCGTGATGCCCTGGCGCTCGTAGGCCTCTTGCACCGCCCGGCGAAGCGTCTGCTTGCGCTCGCCGAGCGGGTTGTTCGCGACGTGCTCGAAGAACGTCCCGAAGAAGGTCATCACCCAGGCGATCTGCTGGGCCCACGGGTCGAGGTCGGGAACGCTCCGTAGGACCGACTCGGGTGTCGGCTTCAACTCGAGCGGGTTCAGCCCGCGACGCCCGCCCACGGTGATTCGCTCGCCACCGAGCGCCTGACTCACCCCAGCAAATCCACCCATCGGATCGAGCATCACGATGACCGTGTCCTCGTCGTACATCGCACGGCGGACGAGTTGCAACTTGGTTCCGAACGACTTGCCCGCGCCGAGTTTCCCGATGGTAATCATGCAGTAGCCAGTCGAGCGGTTGAACCGGTCGAGGATGAGTGGGCTCTCGTTGAGCGCGTACGTCCCGTACTCGATACCCGGCTCGGCAAGCGCACCTGCGACGAACGGGAACAGCGCACCCGCTGCGCCCGCGAGCATCGGCGTGGTCGTCTCCATCGACTCCGCAAGCTGGTCGACCGCGACAGGACTGCAGGAGGTGAGCGTCGCGGGCTGAGCCCAGCGCGGCGTCACGGGCGTCAGGTTCGCTGGGGCGCGGCGGGCAGCCTTCCGAACCGAGTCCACGTCGTGTTCGACGGTCTCGCGGTCTTCGCCACGGACCGTCAGGAACATCGAGGCATCGAACGCCCGCGTCGGGGTGTTGCGCAAGACGTCGTACAGCGCCTGATAGTCCTCGAGGTCCAAACGGCAGGTTCGTGACGCGCTCTACTCCGAACTTCGAGAGGAGACGGACCTACAGGCACAACTCGTCCAAGCCGCCATCCGGCGAGCCGTCGAAGCCGTCAAAAGCGGTGTCGAACGCTGGAAGAAGGGACAGCGCGTCTCCCAACCGACGTTCACCGCCGAAACGATGGACTACGACGCACGGAGCGCGACCTTCTACCGCAACAAGGTGTCGCTGGCAACCATCGAGGGCCGGGTCGAACCCTCGTTCGTCCTCCCGGCGGACAGCCCCACGCCCTACGAGCGGTACGTCCTCTCCGAGGACCACGAGTTCCGCGAGAGTACGGTTCGATACGACGCAGTAGACAACGAGTTCTACCTCCACATCTCGACTCGGCGGATAGACGGCGACGCAGAGGTTTCGGAAGATACCGGGCACCCCGACCAAACGGTCCTCGGTATCGACCTCGGCGTCAACAGTCTCGCCGTCTCCTCGACCGGGCGCTTCTGGCAAGGAGATGATTACGACCACTGGTGCCGTGAGTTTGAGAAGCGACGCGGTGGGATGCAACAGCGCGGGACTCAATCCGCGCACAACGCCATACTTCGACTCGGCAAGCGCGAAGAAGCGTGGCGGAAACAGTACATCCACACCGTCGCTAACGAACTTGTCTCGGAAGCCGTCGAACACGACTGCGACGTTATCGTGTTCGAGGACTTGACCGACATTCGAGAGCGACTTCCGCACGCGAAGTGGCACCACGTGTGGGCGTTCCGACGCCTCGTCGAGTACGTCGCGTACAAAGCACCCGAGCGGGGCGTCACCGTCGAACAAGTTGAGCCGAACCACACGTCCCAACGCTGTTCTCGGACGGACTGTGGGTTCACTCATGAGAACAACCGCCACGGAGAACAGTTTGAGTGCCGGAAGTGTGGGTATGAGGTGAACGCGGATTACAACGGCGCGAAGAACATCGGGCTACGGTACGCTCGAAAGCGGATACACAGACTCCGTTCCTCGCCTAAGTC from Haloglomus litoreum includes the following:
- a CDS encoding NAD-dependent epimerase/dehydratase family protein — translated: MDRYTLHFPTTTPGATTTSMASRGVALRYFNIFGPRQTDSAYAGVIPIFLEQARNGEPITVDGDGSQTRDFVHIDDIVQANLRAATTDAVGEAFNIGTGTETSVLDLAETIQQATDTDSEIVHTEPRPADIDHSVADISKARELLDYEPRVSLQAGIESMVQE
- a CDS encoding glycosyltransferase, translating into MSRILFLCTRIPFPPVDGAKVRMYNMAKALHEIGHQVYIVSICDESPSDKAIQALSELGNYHHIRKSSIKMCLSGIKGIFSSKPLQTSVYRSTELSSWIQDNNGDFDIIYCNHPATAPYAYNFEGGKVIDFVDAMSISYDQMDNIGNFIWKFIYKIESKRLQSYEAEIASDFDLSLITSEPDRNAIVRNVSNPDEVNIRVIPNGVSKDITDLSTDGNRPWVSFLGDMSYHPNIDAALFFASEVFPKIKQVNPNVHFKIVGKDPAMEIKKLQNRESIDVTGFVDNPYEYISKSMVSVAPMRYGGGIQNKVIESMGVGTPVVATSKAIDGLNVTVNDEVIVADEPDSMAEEVNRLLSSQDQRSSISKSAKERILTTYTWESIQGLLGREEIFSELD
- a CDS encoding Cdc6/Cdc18 family protein — encoded protein: MPDADSIFETGDIFADRELVRVGHVPELDRVVGRDDEVKAVGGALGPATEGGPPETTIIYGKTGTGKSLVARCVTREAHRTATENGYSLQYAYVDCSDYQTETQASREMARGLQTNLHEDAVTENIPRKGIGAPDYRDITWELLDQNDVQSFVVILDEIDKLDGEDLLRSLSRARESGKSEAFIGVICISNKIAYRDRLNERVDSSLQDNELVFDPYDADQLRNILDHRRDAFEDGVLEDGVIPKTAALAAREHGDARKAVDTLYEAGRLAEKEGAATVTEAHVDDALRQAEINRFQKLVSGQPPHVKYILRALALLTESNDQTAFRTAEVYEAYQRVAERLDADPLSYDRVQRLLNEQAFLGITESEYTGGGPGEGSYRIHRLLRDADVVVEAIDGQ